Proteins from a single region of Pseudomonas sp. 10S4:
- the guaB gene encoding IMP dehydrogenase: protein MLRISQEALTFDDILLVPGYSEVLPNEVSLKTRLTRGIELNIPLVSAAMDTVTEARLAIAMAQEGGIGIIHKNMTIEQQAAEVRKVKRYEAGVVKDPITIEADATVRELFELTRLHNISGVPVLHDGDLVGIVTSRDVRFENRLEATVREVMTPKERLVTVKEGADKNDVRELLHKHRIERVLIVDDKFALKGMMTVNDIEKAKAYPLASKDDQGRLRVGAAVGTGKDTGDRVAALVAAGVDVVVVDTAHGHSKGVIDRVRWVKQNFPEVQVIGGNIATGAAALALAEAGADAVKVGIGPGSICTTRIVAGVGVPQISAIANVAAALEGTGVPLIADGGIRFSGDLSKAIVAGASCVMMGSMFAGTEEAPGEIELFQGRSYKAYRGMGSLGAMSQAQGSSDRYFQDSSAGAEKLVPEGIEGRVPYKGTLSAIIHQLMGGLRSSMGYTGSADIEEMRTKPEFVRITGAGMAESHVHDVQITKEAPNYRVG from the coding sequence ATGCTGCGTATCAGCCAAGAAGCTCTGACATTCGACGACATTCTCCTAGTGCCCGGTTATTCCGAGGTGCTTCCTAACGAAGTCAGTCTCAAGACCCGCCTAACCCGTGGCATCGAGCTGAATATTCCTCTGGTTTCTGCCGCAATGGACACCGTCACTGAAGCCCGTCTGGCAATCGCCATGGCTCAGGAAGGTGGCATCGGCATCATCCACAAGAACATGACCATCGAGCAGCAAGCTGCCGAAGTTCGCAAGGTCAAACGTTATGAAGCCGGCGTGGTCAAGGACCCGATCACCATCGAGGCTGACGCCACGGTTCGTGAACTGTTCGAACTGACCCGCCTGCACAACATCTCCGGCGTTCCGGTACTGCACGATGGCGACCTGGTCGGCATCGTCACTTCCCGTGACGTACGTTTCGAAAACCGTCTGGAAGCCACTGTCCGTGAAGTGATGACGCCTAAAGAGCGTCTGGTCACGGTCAAGGAAGGCGCCGACAAGAACGACGTCCGCGAGTTGTTGCACAAACATCGCATCGAACGCGTACTGATCGTCGACGACAAGTTTGCCCTCAAAGGCATGATGACCGTCAACGACATCGAAAAAGCCAAGGCTTACCCGCTGGCCAGCAAGGACGATCAAGGTCGTCTGCGTGTAGGCGCTGCGGTCGGCACCGGTAAAGACACCGGCGATCGCGTTGCAGCACTGGTTGCTGCCGGCGTTGACGTGGTGGTGGTCGACACCGCACACGGTCACTCCAAAGGCGTGATCGACCGCGTTCGCTGGGTCAAACAGAATTTCCCTGAAGTGCAGGTCATCGGCGGCAACATCGCTACCGGCGCTGCTGCTCTGGCTCTGGCCGAAGCTGGCGCTGATGCAGTCAAGGTCGGTATCGGTCCTGGCTCGATCTGCACCACTCGTATCGTCGCCGGTGTCGGCGTCCCGCAAATCAGTGCCATCGCCAACGTCGCCGCTGCCCTTGAAGGCACTGGTGTTCCGTTGATCGCCGACGGCGGCATCCGTTTCTCCGGTGACCTGTCCAAGGCTATCGTTGCCGGTGCTTCCTGCGTGATGATGGGCTCGATGTTCGCTGGTACTGAAGAAGCACCGGGCGAGATCGAACTGTTCCAGGGTCGTTCGTACAAGGCTTACCGCGGCATGGGTTCGCTGGGCGCCATGTCCCAGGCTCAAGGTTCCTCCGATCGTTACTTCCAGGATTCCTCGGCAGGCGCCGAGAAGCTTGTACCTGAAGGCATCGAAGGGCGTGTTCCGTACAAGGGCACCCTGAGCGCCATCATCCATCAACTGATGGGCGGCCTGCGTTCCTCGATGGGCTACACCGGCAGTGCCGACATCGAAGAAATGCGCACCAAGCCTGAGTTCGTGCGGATCACCGGCGCTGGCATGGCCGAGTCCCACGTTCACGACGTACAGATCACCAAAGAAGCGCCAAACTACCGCGTAGGTTGA
- a CDS encoding peptidoglycan DD-metalloendopeptidase family protein produces MPRFLAPLLLLCLTFNAHADSYITRLLNKPVPGGVAVVDLGTGAQAPKATYQGKPVLVVKEQSNWLAIVGVPLTVKPGTQQVNSGGRNLSFTVGNKKYPEQHITLKNTQQVNPNPENLKRIEGELAEQIQAYRSFSPVTPSNLLLDKPVNGPLSSKFGVRRFFNGEERNPHAGLDFAVPAGTPIKTPAAGKVILIGNYFFNGNTVFVDHGQGFISMFCHMSKIDVKVGQQMARGGVVGKVGSTGRATGPHMHWNVSLNDARVDPAIFIGAFQP; encoded by the coding sequence ATGCCACGTTTTTTAGCTCCGTTGCTTTTGTTGTGCCTGACCTTCAACGCCCACGCTGACAGTTACATCACCCGCCTGTTGAACAAACCGGTGCCGGGCGGCGTGGCCGTGGTGGACCTGGGCACCGGTGCCCAGGCGCCGAAAGCCACGTATCAAGGCAAACCGGTGCTGGTGGTCAAGGAACAGAGCAATTGGCTGGCGATCGTCGGTGTGCCGTTAACGGTCAAACCGGGGACCCAGCAAGTGAACAGCGGCGGCCGTAATCTGAGCTTCACGGTCGGCAACAAGAAATACCCGGAACAGCACATCACGCTGAAGAACACCCAGCAGGTCAATCCAAACCCGGAGAATCTGAAGCGTATCGAAGGCGAACTGGCAGAACAAATCCAGGCTTATCGCAGCTTCAGCCCCGTCACCCCGAGCAACCTGCTGCTGGACAAACCGGTCAATGGCCCGCTGTCGAGCAAGTTTGGTGTACGTCGATTCTTTAATGGTGAGGAGCGAAATCCTCATGCGGGGCTGGACTTTGCGGTGCCTGCGGGTACGCCGATCAAGACGCCGGCGGCGGGCAAGGTAATTTTGATCGGTAACTACTTCTTTAACGGCAACACCGTGTTTGTCGACCATGGCCAGGGCTTTATCAGCATGTTCTGCCACATGTCGAAAATTGATGTGAAGGTTGGGCAGCAAATGGCCCGTGGTGGCGTGGTTGGCAAGGTCGGTTCGACCGGGCGAGCGACCGGGCCGCATATGCACTGGAATGTCAGTCTGAATGATGCTCGGGTCGACCCGGCGATTTTTATTGGGGCGTTTCAGCCTTGA
- a CDS encoding sugar ABC transporter ATPase, with the protein MNSQSIIVPKISTLPVHEPRARAIVRWLVRKNIIKEELTTCGRTGNRMGYALADGARAVVLHPEALPFGEPINGLEIITKRCIYTPAKGFLEEAGCAECRKEVGEALFESLEEWMPGRTDNFTCPECGHEDDINGFLFLQECGFSNLGFIFNNWAEAGFKQSFIDEFADWLDQPVSWVKVEL; encoded by the coding sequence ATGAATTCCCAAAGCATCATCGTCCCGAAAATCTCCACGTTGCCGGTGCACGAACCCCGGGCCCGGGCAATCGTTCGGTGGCTGGTGCGCAAGAACATTATCAAAGAAGAGCTGACGACCTGTGGGCGCACCGGTAATCGCATGGGTTACGCACTGGCTGACGGCGCGCGCGCCGTGGTCCTGCATCCGGAAGCGCTGCCGTTCGGTGAGCCGATCAATGGCCTGGAAATCATCACCAAACGCTGCATCTACACGCCGGCCAAGGGTTTCCTGGAAGAGGCGGGTTGCGCCGAGTGCCGCAAGGAAGTTGGTGAAGCGCTGTTCGAAAGCCTGGAAGAGTGGATGCCGGGGCGCACCGACAACTTCACCTGCCCCGAGTGCGGGCATGAAGATGACATCAACGGGTTTCTGTTTTTGCAGGAATGCGGTTTCTCAAACCTGGGTTTCATCTTCAACAACTGGGCCGAGGCCGGGTTCAAGCAGAGCTTCATCGATGAATTCGCCGATTGGCTGGATCAACCCGTGAGTTGGGTGAAGGTCGAGTTATAA
- the xseA gene encoding exodeoxyribonuclease VII large subunit, whose product MIKDPFARLGLDREVLTVSQLNGRARVLLEDVFSNIWVEGEISNLARPASGHVYFTLKDSGAQVRCALFRQNAAKVRQALKDGLAVKVRGKVSLFEGRGDYQLILDTVEPAGDGALRLAFDALKEKLSAEGLFSAERKVPLPAHPQRIGIISSPTGAVIRDIISVFRRRAPQIQLTLIPTAVQGREATAQIVRALKLADARGFDALILARGGGSLEDLWCFNEEAVARAVDACVTPIVSAVGHETDVSISDFVADVRAPTPSAAAELLAPDSSDLVRRVESLHRRLVMRIRDRLMRDRLRLEGMSRRLRHPGERLRQQAQRLDDLDMRMRRAFERSLNTRRERLIRLETRLAGQHPGRQLAMLRQRLDSLAERLPRAIREGLKSRRLQLQSQVQTLQVVSPLATLARGYSILLDERGNAIRSAEQTHNGQRLKAKLGDGELQVRVEDNHLTPVTLSLLD is encoded by the coding sequence ATGATTAAAGATCCCTTTGCAAGACTCGGCCTGGACCGTGAAGTCCTGACTGTCAGCCAGCTCAACGGCCGCGCGCGGGTGTTGCTGGAAGACGTGTTCAGCAATATCTGGGTCGAAGGCGAAATCTCCAACCTCGCCCGCCCGGCGTCCGGCCATGTGTATTTCACCCTCAAGGACAGTGGCGCCCAGGTCCGTTGCGCACTGTTTCGGCAGAACGCCGCTAAGGTTCGCCAAGCGTTGAAGGATGGCCTGGCGGTCAAGGTCCGTGGCAAGGTCTCGCTGTTCGAGGGCCGTGGCGACTATCAACTGATCCTCGACACTGTGGAGCCGGCCGGTGACGGCGCCCTGCGCCTGGCCTTCGATGCGCTGAAAGAAAAACTCAGCGCCGAAGGCCTGTTCAGTGCCGAACGCAAAGTGCCGCTGCCGGCGCATCCACAACGCATCGGCATCATCAGTTCGCCCACCGGCGCGGTGATTCGCGACATCATCAGCGTGTTCCGCCGCCGCGCGCCGCAGATCCAACTGACGCTGATCCCGACCGCCGTACAGGGTCGCGAAGCCACTGCACAAATTGTCCGCGCCCTGAAACTGGCGGACGCCCGGGGTTTCGATGCGCTGATCCTGGCCCGTGGCGGCGGCTCGCTGGAAGACCTCTGGTGTTTCAACGAAGAAGCCGTGGCCCGCGCCGTGGACGCCTGCGTGACGCCGATTGTCAGCGCCGTCGGTCATGAAACCGACGTCTCGATCAGTGACTTCGTCGCCGACGTTCGCGCCCCGACGCCTTCCGCCGCTGCCGAACTGCTGGCGCCGGACTCCAGCGATCTGGTGCGCCGGGTCGAAAGCCTGCATCGCCGCTTGGTCATGCGCATCCGTGACCGCTTGATGCGCGATCGCCTGCGCCTGGAAGGCATGTCCCGTCGCCTGCGCCATCCCGGCGAACGCCTACGCCAACAAGCGCAACGCCTGGACGATCTGGACATGCGCATGCGCCGCGCCTTCGAGCGCAGCCTCAATACCCGTCGCGAACGCTTGATCCGCCTGGAAACCCGCCTCGCCGGGCAACATCCAGGTCGGCAATTGGCGATGCTGCGCCAGCGCCTCGACAGTCTCGCCGAACGCCTGCCCCGGGCCATCCGCGAAGGCCTCAAAAGCCGTCGCCTACAACTGCAAAGCCAGGTGCAGACACTGCAAGTGGTCAGTCCGTTGGCGACCCTCGCCCGTGGCTACAGCATTCTGCTGGACGAGCGTGGCAACGCGATCCGCAGCGCCGAGCAGACCCACAACGGCCAGCGCCTGAAAGCCAAACTGGGCGATGGCGAGCTGCAAGTTCGCGTCGAAGACAATCACCTGACGCCTGTCACCCTTTCTTTACTGGATTGA
- a CDS encoding amidohydrolase: MRDLSALPNLNIALIQTTLAWHDRQANLEHFEQLLEQARGADLIILPEMFTTGFSMQSETLAEAENGPTTKWLKVQAAKLDAVITGSVIVQAADGSHRNRLLWARPDGDVLHYDKRHLFRMAGEHNHYTPGERQVQFELKGWRIRPLICYDLRFPVWSRDAQDTDLLLYTANWPGARRQHWNRLLPARAIENLCYVAAVNRIGTDGKGFAYTGDSQVLDFQGETLLSAGEADGVFQAVLNAAELAAYRTRFPANLDADTFEFT; the protein is encoded by the coding sequence ATGCGTGATCTGAGTGCGCTGCCCAACCTGAACATCGCTCTGATCCAGACCACCCTGGCCTGGCATGACCGCCAAGCCAACCTGGAGCATTTCGAGCAGTTGCTGGAACAGGCCCGCGGTGCGGACCTGATCATCCTGCCGGAGATGTTCACCACCGGGTTCTCCATGCAATCCGAGACCCTCGCCGAGGCGGAGAACGGCCCGACCACTAAATGGCTGAAGGTCCAGGCTGCGAAGCTCGATGCCGTGATCACCGGTAGCGTGATCGTTCAGGCGGCTGATGGCAGTCACCGCAATCGCCTGCTTTGGGCGCGGCCGGACGGTGATGTGTTGCATTACGACAAGCGCCACTTGTTCCGTATGGCCGGCGAACACAACCACTACACTCCTGGCGAGCGCCAAGTGCAGTTTGAACTCAAGGGCTGGCGGATTCGGCCGCTGATCTGCTACGACCTGCGCTTCCCGGTCTGGAGCCGTGATGCTCAGGACACCGACTTGCTGCTGTACACCGCCAACTGGCCGGGTGCACGGCGTCAGCACTGGAACCGTTTGTTGCCGGCCCGGGCAATCGAGAACCTCTGCTATGTGGCGGCGGTGAACCGGATTGGTACTGACGGCAAGGGCTTTGCGTATACCGGCGACAGTCAGGTTCTGGATTTCCAGGGCGAGACATTGCTCAGCGCAGGCGAAGCGGATGGCGTGTTTCAGGCGGTGCTGAATGCGGCGGAACTGGCGGCTTACCGCACGCGGTTTCCAGCGAATCTGGATGCTGATACCTTCGAGTTCACCTGA
- a CDS encoding LysR family transcriptional regulator, translating to MLSTRQLRYFVEIAECGSFSAAAERLFIAQSALSRQIKDMETRLQTPLFERTARQPRLTAAGEAFLPRARNLLLELTKASEMATQVGNGQLGTLRLSHSSTVPMSGRLLRGISAYLDQHAGVSMDIVKLSSEAQLEELAEGRLDVGLLRLPVLRQREGVQIVPLYSERLLLAVPPNHPLAVDKSTQGIDLAQLKDEAFISIPHPQRGGLSYLSAELCMRQGFFPKAARVVSRKTTQLQLIQAGFGIALLPESLQDIAPPDIHFLPLADPDCHSTVALACSSKSSAPDPTLHQHLHKSLWERACSRKRPNIQH from the coding sequence GTGCTTTCAACCCGCCAATTGCGTTACTTCGTGGAAATCGCCGAGTGCGGCAGTTTCAGCGCTGCGGCCGAACGCCTGTTTATCGCACAGTCCGCCCTGAGCCGGCAGATCAAGGACATGGAAACCCGCCTGCAAACACCACTGTTCGAACGCACCGCGCGCCAGCCCCGACTGACCGCCGCTGGTGAAGCCTTTTTGCCCCGGGCCAGAAACCTGTTGCTTGAGCTGACCAAGGCCAGCGAGATGGCGACTCAGGTCGGCAACGGTCAACTCGGCACTTTGCGCCTGAGCCATTCCAGTACGGTGCCGATGAGCGGCCGCTTGTTGCGGGGCATCAGCGCTTATCTGGATCAGCATGCCGGCGTGTCCATGGACATCGTCAAACTGTCCTCCGAAGCGCAGTTGGAAGAGCTGGCCGAAGGTCGTCTGGATGTCGGTCTGTTGCGCTTGCCAGTGCTGCGTCAGCGCGAAGGCGTGCAGATTGTTCCTTTATATAGCGAGCGTTTGCTGCTGGCCGTGCCACCGAATCATCCACTGGCTGTGGATAAGTCCACTCAAGGCATCGATCTGGCGCAGTTGAAGGATGAGGCGTTTATCTCGATTCCTCATCCGCAGCGTGGTGGCTTGAGTTACTTGTCTGCCGAGTTATGCATGCGCCAGGGCTTTTTCCCCAAGGCCGCTCGGGTGGTGTCGCGCAAAACCACGCAACTGCAATTGATTCAGGCCGGGTTCGGCATTGCGCTGTTGCCGGAATCGCTGCAAGACATTGCCCCGCCCGACATCCATTTCCTGCCACTGGCCGACCCGGATTGCCACAGCACCGTCGCCCTCGCCTGCAGCTCAAAATCCTCCGCCCCTGATCCAACACTTCATCAACATCTGCACAAATCCCTGTGGGAGCGGGCTTGCTCGCGAAAGCGGCCTAACATTCAACATTGA
- the leuA gene encoding 2-isopropylmalate synthase — protein MSMLKDPSSKYRAFPTIDIPDRTWPSKTITAAPIWCSSDLRDGNQSLIEPMDAVKKLRFWKTLVQVGVKEIEASFPAASQTDFDFVRTLIEDGHIPDDTTIQVLTQGREDLIERTFESLRGAKKAIVHLYNATSPSFRRIVFNQDKDGIKAIAVNAAKLFVKYAAQQPDTEWTFEYSPETFSATELEFAKEVCDAVIEVWNPTPEHKVILNLPATVECATPNIYADQIEWFGRHINRRDSVIISLHTHNDRGTGVAATELGLMAGADRVEGCLFGNGERTGNVDLVTVALNLYTQGIHPELDFSDIDGVRKVVEECNQIQVHPRHPYVGDLVHTAFSGSHQDAIRKGFAQQKPDTLWEVPYLPIDPADIGRSYEAVIRVNSQSGKGGIAYLLEQEYGISLPRRMQIEFSQVVQRETDRLGLEMTAQQIHALLHSEYLQANTPYALVSHRLQEENGNSSVEVEVSGKGQGETNLHWRGKGNGALEALVAGLPIPVEIMDYNEHAIGAGTNAKAAAYIELRVDGQRAVHGVGIDENITTASFKALFSALNRSLSQPEAKEAA, from the coding sequence ATGAGCATGCTCAAAGACCCGTCTTCGAAATACCGCGCGTTCCCGACCATCGACATCCCGGACCGCACTTGGCCGTCGAAGACCATCACCGCCGCGCCGATCTGGTGCAGCTCGGACTTGCGCGACGGTAACCAGTCGCTGATCGAGCCAATGGACGCGGTCAAAAAGCTGCGTTTCTGGAAAACCCTGGTACAAGTCGGCGTGAAAGAAATCGAAGCGTCGTTCCCGGCGGCTTCGCAAACCGACTTCGACTTCGTGCGTACCCTGATCGAAGACGGCCACATCCCGGACGACACCACCATTCAGGTGCTGACCCAGGGCCGTGAAGACTTGATCGAGCGCACTTTCGAATCCCTGCGCGGCGCGAAGAAAGCCATCGTTCACCTGTACAACGCGACCTCCCCTTCTTTCCGTCGCATTGTCTTCAACCAGGACAAGGACGGGATCAAGGCCATCGCCGTGAACGCTGCCAAGCTGTTCGTCAAATACGCCGCCCAGCAGCCGGACACCGAGTGGACCTTCGAGTACTCGCCAGAAACCTTCAGCGCCACCGAGCTCGAGTTCGCCAAAGAAGTCTGCGACGCAGTCATTGAAGTCTGGAACCCGACGCCTGAGCACAAGGTGATCCTCAACCTGCCAGCCACCGTCGAATGCGCGACCCCGAACATCTACGCCGACCAGATCGAATGGTTCGGCCGTCACATCAACCGTCGTGACAGCGTGATCATCAGCCTGCACACCCACAACGACCGTGGCACTGGCGTGGCCGCCACCGAGCTGGGCCTGATGGCCGGCGCTGACCGTGTCGAAGGTTGCCTGTTCGGCAACGGCGAGCGCACCGGTAACGTCGACCTGGTCACCGTGGCGTTGAACCTCTACACCCAGGGCATTCACCCTGAGCTGGACTTCTCCGACATCGACGGCGTGCGCAAAGTCGTCGAAGAGTGCAACCAGATCCAGGTGCACCCACGTCACCCGTACGTTGGCGACCTGGTTCACACCGCGTTCTCCGGCTCCCACCAGGACGCCATCCGCAAGGGCTTCGCCCAGCAGAAACCGGACACCCTGTGGGAAGTGCCGTACTTGCCGATCGACCCGGCCGACATCGGCCGCAGCTACGAAGCGGTGATTCGCGTCAACAGCCAGTCGGGCAAGGGCGGTATCGCTTACCTGCTGGAACAGGAATACGGCATCAGCTTGCCGCGCCGCATGCAGATCGAGTTCAGCCAGGTGGTGCAGCGAGAAACCGATCGCCTCGGTCTGGAGATGACCGCCCAGCAAATTCACGCGCTGCTTCACAGCGAGTACTTGCAGGCCAACACCCCGTACGCACTGGTCAGCCATCGCTTGCAGGAAGAGAACGGCAACAGTTCGGTCGAAGTGGAAGTCTCTGGCAAGGGCCAGGGCGAAACCAACCTGCACTGGCGCGGCAAGGGCAACGGCGCCCTGGAAGCACTGGTGGCTGGCCTGCCGATCCCGGTGGAAATCATGGACTACAACGAACACGCCATCGGCGCGGGCACCAATGCCAAAGCTGCGGCCTACATTGAACTGCGGGTTGACGGTCAGCGTGCGGTGCACGGCGTAGGTATCGATGAAAACATCACCACCGCCAGCTTCAAGGCGCTGTTTAGCGCACTGAACCGCTCGCTGAGCCAGCCGGAAGCGAAAGAAGCGGCGTAA
- a CDS encoding sulfite exporter TauE/SafE family protein, producing MNVLEMLNQWPFGATAWLVIGLGIVLAYIVFGIAGFGTALVAGPILILFMPLSKIVPLLVLLDFVAAFGNLLPSRRDVDKPELLRLLPCMAVGCTLGVIFLLNLKSDLLLLLMGLFISAYAVYSLWVKTRPTQLSAGWAVPMGTVGGMFGALFGSGGFLYAIYLNSRLPKDAARATQSALISCSTVVRLSLFAVAGVYAELPLLVLAVCLLPAMALGLWIGRRLTMKLSREAFVRLVTWLVLASGIALIGRYLST from the coding sequence ATGAATGTGCTTGAGATGTTGAACCAATGGCCGTTCGGTGCGACGGCTTGGTTGGTGATCGGACTGGGCATCGTCCTGGCGTACATCGTGTTTGGCATTGCCGGGTTTGGCACCGCGCTGGTGGCCGGGCCGATCCTGATCCTGTTTATGCCGCTGTCGAAAATCGTGCCATTGCTGGTGCTGCTGGATTTTGTCGCGGCCTTCGGCAATCTGCTGCCCTCGCGGCGGGATGTGGACAAACCCGAACTGCTGCGGCTACTGCCGTGTATGGCGGTGGGCTGCACGTTGGGGGTGATTTTCCTGTTGAACCTCAAATCCGATTTGTTGTTGCTGTTGATGGGGCTGTTTATCAGCGCCTATGCGGTGTACAGCTTGTGGGTCAAAACCCGTCCGACACAGTTGTCTGCCGGTTGGGCAGTGCCGATGGGCACGGTGGGCGGGATGTTCGGGGCGTTGTTTGGCAGCGGTGGCTTTTTATATGCGATCTATCTGAACAGTCGCCTGCCCAAGGACGCGGCCCGGGCGACCCAGAGTGCGCTGATCAGTTGCAGCACCGTGGTGCGTTTGAGCCTGTTTGCCGTCGCGGGTGTGTATGCCGAGCTACCCTTATTGGTATTGGCCGTGTGCTTGTTACCGGCCATGGCGCTGGGGTTGTGGATCGGCCGGCGGTTGACGATGAAGCTGTCCCGGGAGGCCTTTGTAAGGCTGGTGACCTGGTTGGTGCTGGCCAGCGGCATTGCCTTGATCGGGCGGTATTTGAGTACTTGA
- a CDS encoding pyridoxal phosphate-dependent aminotransferase, whose product MITSKLPNVGITIFTQMSQLAAQTGAINLSQGFPDFDGPQALRDAVGRHIASGHNQYSPMTGLPVLRQQIAAKIARSYGAQVDADHEVTVTPGATQAIFCAIQAVIHSGDEVIVFDPAYDSYEPAVELAGGRCVHVQLGLKDFAIDFQKLAEALSPRTRMIILNTPHNPSGALISRAELDQLAALIRDRDIYVITDEVYEHLVFDGVPHVSVLAHEELYKRAFVVSSFGKTYHVTGWKTGYVVAPPALTAELRKVHQYVSFCGVTPLQYALADYMAEHPEHVEELPGFYQAKRDLFCDLLTPSRFSFTRVTGTYFQLVDYSQIRPDLNDVEMAMWMTREHGVASIPVSVFYQNPPVGQRLVRLCFAKREETLREAAEKLCVI is encoded by the coding sequence ATGATCACCAGTAAGCTGCCGAATGTCGGCATCACTATCTTCACTCAGATGTCTCAACTCGCGGCGCAAACCGGGGCAATCAACCTGTCCCAGGGGTTTCCCGATTTCGACGGTCCTCAGGCGCTGCGTGATGCAGTCGGTCGGCATATCGCCAGCGGCCACAACCAGTATTCGCCGATGACCGGCCTGCCGGTGTTGCGGCAGCAGATTGCGGCGAAGATCGCCCGCAGCTATGGCGCCCAAGTGGATGCCGACCATGAAGTGACCGTCACCCCCGGCGCGACCCAGGCGATCTTCTGCGCGATCCAGGCAGTTATCCACAGCGGCGATGAAGTCATCGTGTTTGATCCAGCCTATGACAGCTACGAGCCGGCGGTTGAGTTGGCCGGTGGCCGTTGCGTCCATGTGCAGTTGGGTCTGAAAGACTTCGCCATTGACTTCCAGAAGCTCGCTGAGGCCCTGAGCCCGCGAACGCGGATGATCATCCTCAACACCCCGCACAACCCGAGCGGTGCGCTGATCAGTCGCGCCGAGCTGGATCAACTGGCAGCGCTTATCCGCGACCGTGACATCTATGTGATCACCGACGAGGTCTACGAACACCTGGTGTTCGACGGTGTGCCCCACGTCAGTGTTCTGGCCCACGAAGAACTGTATAAACGTGCCTTCGTCGTCAGTTCGTTCGGCAAGACTTACCACGTCACTGGTTGGAAAACCGGCTACGTCGTTGCACCACCGGCCCTCACGGCGGAGCTGCGCAAGGTCCACCAGTACGTCAGTTTCTGTGGTGTGACACCGCTGCAATATGCGTTGGCCGATTACATGGCCGAGCATCCGGAACACGTCGAAGAATTGCCCGGTTTCTATCAGGCCAAGCGCGATCTGTTCTGCGATCTGCTGACGCCATCGCGTTTTAGCTTCACTCGAGTAACCGGCACCTATTTCCAGTTGGTCGATTATTCGCAGATTCGCCCGGACCTCAACGACGTCGAAATGGCCATGTGGATGACCCGCGAACACGGCGTGGCGAGCATCCCGGTTTCGGTGTTCTACCAAAACCCACCGGTCGGCCAGCGCCTGGTGCGGCTGTGCTTCGCCAAACGCGAGGAGACCCTACGTGAAGCAGCGGAAAAACTATGCGTGATCTGA